The Anomaloglossus baeobatrachus isolate aAnoBae1 chromosome 10, aAnoBae1.hap1, whole genome shotgun sequence genome has a segment encoding these proteins:
- the INS gene encoding insulin — translation MALWIQCLPLAVLLILFTPTTQALANQHLCGPHLVEALYLVCGERGFYYYPKVRRDLEQPLVNGAQGNELDGMPLPAQDYQMRKRGIVEQCCHSTCSLYELENYCN, via the exons ATGGCTCTGTGGATACAATGTCTCCCCCTGGCAGTTCTTCTCATCCTATTTACACCCACCACCCAAGCCTTAGCCAACCAGCACCTTTGTGGGCCTCACCTTGTAGAAGCCTTGTACTTGGTCTGTGGTGAACGAGGTTTCTATTACTACCCTAAGGTCAGACGAGACCTTGAACAGCCATTAG TGAACGGAGCCCAAGGCAATGAGCTGGATGGGATGCCGCTCCCGGCCCAGGACTATCAGATGAGGAAGCGAGGCATTGTGGAGCAGTGCTGCCATAGCACGTGCTCATTGTATGAACTGGAGAACTACTGCAACTAA